AATGTGGATCACAGAGGAAGATTTGAACATGTTGATTCTTTTCTTGTTATCCCAAGTATTAGAGAAACCTACCAAActttttttgaagaaaattccAACTTTGAAACCTCTGAATCGGATGAGACTAATGTAGCTTTGGAATCTTCTCTTGTTTCTAAGTTGGTTAATGACTCGGTTTTGGGTAAAAGCACTTTCCCTTTTAGTATTCCTAAGAATTGCAACTCATTTCCAACATCTTCATTTGAAGATGCTACTTTTCATCATGCTGAGTCAAGCCAAGTTAATGATATGACAAAGGTTAATGAGTTGGAACCGATTCCCGTAACCGGTCTTTACAAGATATCCACAACCCAGAAAAAACTAGAACCAGTTCAACTTTTCCTTTAGTCGACAGAAGACTATCTTTCTCTAAGAATGCTAGGGATTGTTTTGATTCTCCTATTTCTGCATCCACTTCATCTGGTTTTCCTGCTCAACTGGAATCCCCTATTACTCCCCTCAAATTCCTGTTTCCGCACCTTCTTTTCATATCTATATCCGGATTTTTTGATTTCATCGGAGTCTGGAAACTCCATTTCAAGCCCATCCGGTGAAGGAAAACACCCCAGTATTGATCAATACATCTCTGATTTGAAAGAACATCATAATACAACTGAATCCTACCCCGCTCTTTCATTCTCTCGATCTCCCACCATCAGTGTGACAGGAAGACCTATAGGAACATTTGAATGAGGAAGAGCAGGACCATCAGCTAGTACAGATCTTCAAGAAACAGAGGCTATAGGAGTATTGTTGGCAGCAatttgggataaacagaagaagCTCAAGAATTTTAGTATTGAAGGAGACTGCAAAAGTCTTTTCAATTCTCTTCATAAAAAGACTTCAAACATTTCTTGGCATAGTAAAGCTCGTCTAGATGGAACCAATAGGATAGCAAATCTATGCATTAACTTTTTGGGTTTTCATTTTGTTCCTAGACTAGGAAATATGGTTGTTGATACTCTAACTAAATTTGCAAGGATTTTAAATTCAGCTTTTGATTGGGAGATTACTCCCCCGACCTGTATTCAACATCATatattaatagataaatctaaagCTAAGtcatatgggctagatatctagctgttAGATTGGCCATCCATGTCAGCTAGGgtaacctcctaagtcctataatATTGCTAATCTAACAGCAAAACGCTGAATAGAACGACGTCcaacgctgaaccaaacaacgctaCAGAATTTTATACAATTTCTCTCTCCATCTTTTCCTCTCTCTCCACGTTTCTCTCTCcatctttttctctctctccacgtttctctctccctctttttcttctctctctcaATCTTTTCCCCTCCCtccatgtttttttttccatattttcctcTCTCTCTCCATTACATTCTCTCTCTCCATGAGAAAAAAATGTCCagcgccgaaccattcagcgttAATATCACTTTTTGAGCGTTCaaccattcagcgtttcaatctcgctgctagttgaactgcgagcagttGGCAGGAAAGAGAAGTATTCagaagtagtgttaacttttttcccacacttttttcttgattaacaacattttttggccaatctagcccataagacttagcctaatattgagaGAGTTCATCAAAGCTCCATATTAGACGGCTCTCCTTCCTTTGTAATTCAGACTCCAAATGTAAGTTCTAATGAAATGccttattaaaaagaaaaattgttGAAATTTTTGGTCATATGTAATTGCAAATTTTGGGGAACTAATCCCAAGGTCAAGACTCAAGAATATATTGTCATGTACAGATTTTGGCATAGGCCCGACCAAATTGGTACCCCCGTTAGCACAGCCATGTTATCACGGAAGTGGGACAAAATAGTCGAAGCCTATATAAACGAAGCGAGTCCAGGTCTTATGTtttaaaccctaaaacaaaacaaacatacTCATTCATTAGTTTAAGTATGAAGCTCTGCAGATCAGAAATAGGAGAGATGTGGGAGTTTTTCTTGAGGGATTGTTTGTTGCCCCTCTCCTATACATAGCTCTGCATGATTTTAGAGATAAAATTAGAGCTGATGAGTCTAAACTTATAAAATCAAACAACCCTCCTCTCCTctctctgctgctgttgcttcttcttcttcatcaaaaaataaaataaaaaatgaggcAGTGATGATAGACAAAGAAACAACCCTATGGGTTGTCAGACAAAGGTTCAATCTAACTCTCCATTAAAAGTCTTGGTGACGCAACTTGGAAGGTCTTTTTGAATTGATTAATGGAGGAGGGTTTCCTTCTCTCCATTCTTCTTTCAATTTTGGCAACCAGTCTGCAGCCAAGGCAGGAGAGGATATAGATAGATCCTTGCATGTCTGTCTAAAGGCGAATCTGAGCCTCCTTTTCTCAAATTTCCAacattttattgtttttttagggtttcaatgTTTAAAACATTCTCCGATATTAATTGGACCAAGTTAATCCGCAACCTCCTGCTTCACTCTTTAACAGAATGGAGGAGCTGCACAGACAATGATGATGGTGGATATTCGTCAACTCTTATGTCCGCGAGTTAACAAATAGATAAGGACAACTCGAACAAGACTTCGAGCTCAACTAATGTAATCAAGCTTGGCTCCAATTTATTTACCAAAATCTTCTGAAAAACCGATGGTCCTATGGACAAGTGGTACCTTATTAGAGAACAAGTAAATTGGTACgacaaagaagaaagaaatcttgAAAGAAGGCCAAATACAAAAGGGAGTGAATTTACAGTTTGATAGACTCGACCAAGGATGATGCGAAGCGCACAGCAGCATATGCGAGGGACGCCTGTGCACTAGAAGATAAAAAAAGTCAAAGGGCAAGCAGCATTGTGCGAAACGTGGTTCAAAGATTAACGCGCAGTTTACAAATTAAGATGCTCATGTGAAGGATTTTTGGCAGGGTTTTTGTTGCTTCAAACCGACTAGAGACGAAATAGTGAGGTTCTGTTGAGGTGGGAAAGCTTCCCATGCCAGTAAAAATGTAAAATACGAAATCTGCAGACTAATACTTGCCCCAAAACTCGTAAATGCTCTTCAAAACTTCCCCACCTTTCACAGGTAATGGACTAGGACACAAACCTGCAAAATTTAACACCTATTGAAATTTGAGCTGTATTAGCATTATGATCCTTTACCGTCGTCTACGTGATTGATTTGGTCCCAATAATCATTCAAGTATTCAACTGTCACGTATAAATACGATATAGACATGAAAACGTACACGCTGCTTACCTTCATTTCCCTAGTTTAGCAAATAATAGTCTTACTATGCGCAATTCTAACCAATGCAAATCCATGAAATGGAGAAAAGATTTACACTACAAAATTTCATTTCTAGGAGCACCAAGTAAATGCACAAGCATGATGTTTTAAGTACAGTGAAATATGCATCACAAAGACAATTTGGATCATGTTCTGGAAACAAGATAGACCCTAGCTTTGATTACAGAACCATTACCAAGTTTAAACCCTGGACTGACTGGAAACCCAACAGTCAGACCTACAGGCATTCTTCTACTAGAAAATCTAACAACACTCTCCATATATTCTTTCCGAAATTCAGCTCCTTTTGAGGCTTGGAAATGGCACGGCGGAGGATCAAGTGAAAATGCAAGTAAATGAAGTAACCAAACAGATTTAGCTAATTTCAAGAAGTCGCCGTAAAACTGACTCCTCGGATGATTTCCAGCCGAAACCAATTCATGATGTTCCAAATTTCCGAACAACGATTCTTCCATTTTCGGATGAACAATGGAAAGAAATTTCTTAGTGCAAAACTTACCAAATGTACAAGTTGGTGATATACCCAACAGTTCAGTTGGCTCCATGGACTTCATATCTTGAAATTGAGTAAAACAATCTTTCCGGAATTGGTCTGGGTTCAATAAAGATGATAAGCTTCCGTCAATGTAAAACGTTTCGTGATCAAACCCATGAAACATCTTCTGACTAATGTAGGATTCTAACGCGTATTTTGCGTGTTGAGGACCACTTACAGAAGCCATGTTATCGCCtttgttaatggtggtggtggtggtaggacTAGCGGATTCAATTGATCTTACAGCTGCATCGATATCCCATCCAGCTGAACGCATGAGTGATAGAAGCAGTGCCGTAAATGATTTTGAAGCTTCTTTCATTTGACTCGTTGTTGATTCAAATTGCTCCGCTCCTGGTGCAACCCCTGCAACTGCAATCACATTAGGCAaaagaaacatgctaattatacaCAATTTCATCCCTCCCATTGTCACCATTTCGTCTGCCCAGCACCATCCGGATTGAAATTGGAAAACATCCAAAAGAAATTGAGAGAGATACTTACCATGACCAAGACTGCAATTGCTAACTCTCCTCCTAGAATGAAACTTTCCTCTCTTGCCGTTACTGCCATTAGTAGTGTTAATAGTAGTAATGGCATTTTGAAGTTTTTGCTCCAGATTCTCAATTTCAATATCTTTGGTTTTAACTTGTTTCTTCAATTCATCCATGGCTGCTTCATAAGGAGCAACAACTTCTCTCAAAGGTACAAATCCTCTTCTTCCACTTCCACTTTCTTGTTCTCCTCCTCCattgcttctatttcttcttctaaatctttCTTTCAACATCCCAAGTTTTCTAAGCTCAGATACAACTGCTATATCAGCTACACTCATTTTCTCTTGATCCCATGGAGAATGTGCTTGTTGCAATTTAACATAAGCTTTCTTCATAACTGATATTGACTCAAATACGTCACTCATTAGTTCTTCGATTTCTCtactttcatttttcttcttcttctgtttctcATTTCCCAAAACCCcattctcttcatcttcttcgttttcactttctatttcttcatattctgtTGGATTAGATGATGAGTTCTGTGAGGATCCAAGACTCTGATGATGATTATCGGTAAGTGGGTTTTGTAAACAAGATGTTGCAACCCTGTGAATCAGATCGGATATACTTGAAACTCTATTCATTGACATTATTTTGATGTTCTTGATCTTCCTAGCTTTCAAGTATTAAAATCTTGTTTGCAAGAGAGAAGATATGATTTGAGAGAGAGGGTAGGGGAAAATAATTAAATGTTGCAgatatgatggtggtggtggtggggagtggtggtggtgggagtggGAGACTTCTAACTCTAGCTTGAAATGGCTAGCTATCTTGGGCAGAGAGAGCGTGGGACTATGAATGGATTGGAGTGAATTTAATacatttagagtttttttttttttttttttttctgagtgGGATTTTTTCAGAGCTACTTGTGGACTGAGATGAATAGCATTACCTACCCCATGATCAATCAAGCTGAACTATGGGGGCCAGGTCTACTTTGGACTATGGACAAGAGTAAAGGCGGCATGTATTGGTTGGATTTAAGGATTTGATGATCATTAAAACTTTGATGAAACCTGATAATAAAAATAATCAGAGGTGAAAATTTAGCTGTTAAATTACTTTGGTTAACTTCCTGGGAAAAACTTGCACAAATGCAACTCTCTGTCACTGATGAGTATAATGACTACATCTGAGTCAAACTATAGCCATGAGGATTCGAGAGAGACCGGAAACATCAGCTCTTTTCTTGGGTCTAGCTCCCCACGTGACTTTTGTTCCACCCCAATCTTATGTCACCAAACTATTAAGGAAGCCATCGTCAtggttattaattgttttatcaaAAATTCTTGGTGTACGGTCCAAACGGACACCCTAAAAACCGTCTAagcaattttcttttttttgcctaACCATGACCCTTCCGCACGATGGTTCAGCGATATCCAATCACTCACTGGTACTTTAACCTTATAAATTTGCACTTGTGCAAACAGCAACACTCCAATGAATTATGTAATGGAAAAATTACTTAGATTTCTCTTTCCCTTCAATTATAGCCCATATTATAAAAGGGTTAAAGGCTAAAGCTACGGCTTATGCTTTACTTAATTTGGGAAGTACTTACGAATCAATAAAATACATAGACAACTCTTTAAGCCGATACATTCTTTTTCATTAATTTCGGGAAAGACTATAAAAATCATGTCCAACCAATGaacttacaagcttattctctagTTAAACATAGTCTCTACTATAGTTTGGTGCCTCTATACTTGAAGACCTGTACTTGGCCTATTTATAGTGCCAAGAACATAGTCAATCCATGTGCAGCTGAATTGCACATCCATATGTCCATAGGCAGTTATCCTAACCGCAACAATGTCTTTCTAACCAATAATTTTTGTGCAGGGTTGCAGATTGATGCCACACTTGTTCTCAAAGCTTAGGGAATGTCAAACTCGGTTATGTAGCCACTTTATAACCGTCTCAAACCAACTCCTTGCTCTGGCATGCATGTGATGCGCATCCAACTTGTAACTGATAGCCTGAGCCAACATCCAGTTAACATAGCGCTTCACATGTTTTGGCCTGAGCCAATATAAAACTAACATATATTACCGTTGATATATTTAACTTAGCTTACTTCTTTCAACTCCGACTTATGTGCAATCTTGCAATTCAACAGGCCTTACTGTAGACTAGGTATTCTTCAATCACTTTGCAACTCTCTTATGCAAACACAACTGAAATGCATGACTTTAGCCATGACTTAGACATCCGGGACATCCCATCGTCACTTTGGAAAAGACCTTACTTGTTCTTTCAAACTGTTGCGCTTTAATGTATAGGAAAAACAACAACATGTTCTTCCAAGCTATGAGTCAATTTTAACTCATTTACTTAATAAACTTACATTTTTATTCTTGATGTGTTGCTCCGTGCTACCGTTAACAATATGATGTCACTCTTCTACATAACTCTCAACAgcaaactcgactatgccaccaacttCTCTTGCTTTGCTTTTACTTTTAATGTCTCTTATTATATACTCTGGCTTAGTATACTTGTAGTGCTTTCCCAATGATGTAGATTTACATTAAGAAAAAGAGACAAGGTTTTTGCTTAAACACCACCTTCAATCATTACATTATCCTTACATAAGATACTTAGGGACTCAATTCACATTTACACCATAGGCCAACACACGGCCTTACTGAAAGAAAACtaacaaacaaagaaaatacaccaACAAACAGTGATCTATCTTTTCAAGACCATAAGACTACCTGCATGATAAGtgcgtaattcatatgattttagtgtccattccatacttgctttagctattattcttgcatattttcgtatcattacaattgttttctcttatttgtctctattagagcattgctcggtcgaactcgcatgcattgctatctcaagcatgtttgtcaatgttagtgatcaagactatatgtcttgatttctagcctatttatagatgtctcggactaagacatagatagtgtagttgagcttagatctctcagcgttcatcatttgaagacaaagaactattaaggggagcttgtgcaacttcatcagcaaaaggtatgtggagacttaaactcatctatcacttggaaaatctatttctactctatctcctatattgagacataagtcgtgttacgatatagttttctattatacacatttgagatttcgagctgagtttacctcgtttatatatttctcgaaatatgtgttggcaagctttcgctttagccatgttcatcttacatccatgacgaaagtccgaataagatcatatgaaaattgccgagttacatctaacatggtttgtgtgatacaatcatttggtgtctGCCCAACACCATCCGGATTGAAATTAGAAAACATCTAAAAGAAATTGAGATAGATACTTACCATGACCAAGACTGCAGTTGCTAACTCTCCTCCTAGAATGAAACTTTCCTCTCTTCCCGTTACTGCCATTAATAGTGTTAATAGGTGATGGCATTTTGAAGTTTTTGCTCAAGATTCTCAATTTTAATATCTTTGGCTTTAACTTGTTTCTTCAATTCATCCATGGATGCTTTATAAGGAGCAACGACTTCTCTTAAAGGTACAAATCCTCttcttccattttcttctcctcctcttccattgcttctatttcttcttctaaatattTCTTTCAACATACCAAGTTTTCTAATCTCAGATACAACTTCTATATCAGGTACACTCATTTTCTCCTGATCTCATGGAGAATGTGTTTGTTGCAATTTAACATAAGCTTTCTTCATGACAGATATCGACTCAAACACTTCACTCATTATTTCTTCAATTTCTCGGCTTTCTTTATCCAacccatttttcttcttcttctgtttctcATTTCCCAAAAtcccattttcttcatcttcttcgttttcaCTTTCTATTTCCTCGTATTGTGTTGGATTAGATGATGAGTTATGTGAGGATCCAGgactatgatgatgataatgatgggtATTAGTAAGTGGGTTTTGTAAACAAGATGTCGCAACCCTGTGAATCAGATCGGATATACTTGAAACTTTATTCATTGACATTCTTTTGAAGTTTTTGATCTTCCTAGCTTTCAAGTATCAAAATCTCTTTTGCAAGAGACATGATATGATTTGAGAGAGCATAGGGAAGAAATAGTGGAAGACAATTAAATGTTGCAGATatgggagtggtggtggtggtggggtggTGGTGTAGTTAGAGCCGCCGACTCCAAATACTGTCCATGTAGCGATTCTCAAATATCGCAGAACGGAATGTGATACGAAGGGATTGAATGTAATAGAAAGAAAGACAGGGAACGAGTTACCTACTCCTAACGGTCAACGCGAGCCTTGAACCGATAACCATCTTTCGTCTAACCTAGCCTCCTCCGTCCCTCGAGACCAACAAGGGATAACTTCTAACTCTAGCTTGAAGTGGCTAGCTAATCTTGGGCAGAGTGAGTTTGGAAGTCTGGGATTATGAATGGATTGGAGTGAATTTAATATATttagggtttttttcttttcttt
This portion of the Papaver somniferum cultivar HN1 chromosome 11, ASM357369v1, whole genome shotgun sequence genome encodes:
- the LOC113325425 gene encoding protein GRAVITROPIC IN THE LIGHT 1-like isoform X2 — translated: MSMNRVSSISDLIHRVATSCLQNPLTDNHHQSLGSSQNSSSNPTEYEEIESENEEDEENGVLGNEKQKKKKNESREIEELMSDVFESISVMKKAYVKLQQAHSPWDQEKMSVADIAVVSELRKLGMLKERFRRRNRSNGGGEQESGSGRRGFVPLREVVAPYEAAMDELKKQVKTKDIEIENLEQKLQNAITTINTTNGSNGKRGKFHSRRRVSNCSLGHGVAPGAEQFESTTSQMKEASKSFTALLLSLMRSAGWDIDAAVRSIESASPTTTTTINKGDNMASVSGPQHAKYALESYISQKMFHGFDHETFYIDGSLSSLLNPDQFRKDCFTQFQDMKSMEPTELLGISPTCTFGKFCTKKFLSIVHPKMEESLFGNLEHHELVSAGNHPRSQFYGDFLKLAKSVWLLHLLAFSLDPPPCHFQASKGAEFRKEYMESVVRFSSRRMPVGLTVGFPVSPGFKLGNGSVIKARVYLVSRT
- the LOC113325425 gene encoding protein GRAVITROPIC IN THE LIGHT 1-like isoform X1, whose protein sequence is MSMNRVSSISDLIHRVATSCLQNPLTDNHHQSLGSSQNSSSNPTEYEEIESENEEDEENGVLGNEKQKKKKNESREIEELMSDVFESISVMKKAYVKLQQAHSPWDQEKMSVADIAVVSELRKLGMLKERFRRRNRSNGGGEQESGSGRRGFVPLREVVAPYEAAMDELKKQVKTKDIEIENLEQKLQNAITTINTTNGSNGKRGKFHSRRRVSNCSLGHVAGVAPGAEQFESTTSQMKEASKSFTALLLSLMRSAGWDIDAAVRSIESASPTTTTTINKGDNMASVSGPQHAKYALESYISQKMFHGFDHETFYIDGSLSSLLNPDQFRKDCFTQFQDMKSMEPTELLGISPTCTFGKFCTKKFLSIVHPKMEESLFGNLEHHELVSAGNHPRSQFYGDFLKLAKSVWLLHLLAFSLDPPPCHFQASKGAEFRKEYMESVVRFSSRRMPVGLTVGFPVSPGFKLGNGSVIKARVYLVSRT
- the LOC113325425 gene encoding protein GRAVITROPIC IN THE LIGHT 1-like isoform X3, coding for MSMNRVSSISDLIHRVATSCLQNPLTDNHHQSLGSSQNSSSNPTEYEEIESENEEDEENGVLGNEKQKKKKNESREIEELMSDVFESISVMKKAYVKLQQAHSPWDQEKMSVADIAVVSELRKLGMLKERFRRRNRSNGGGEQESGSGRRGFVPLREVVAPYEAAMDELKKQVKTKDIEIENLEQKLQNAITTINTTNGSNGKRGKFHSRRRVSNCSLGHVAGVAPGAEQFESTTSQMKEASKSFTALLLSLMRSAGWDIDAAVRSIESASPTTTTTINKGDNMASTNSGKIVLLNFKI